The sequence GGTATGCCATGGCACCATCCGACGTCCACGCCCGCTTTAAAAGAATGCAGGGGTTCAATGTATTGCACCCGATGGGCTTTGACGCCTTTGGTCTGCCAGCTGAAAATGCGGCTATCAAACACGGGATTCACCCTCATAGCTGGACAATGAAAAATGTTGAAAACATGCGCCGTCAGTTGAAAAGCATTGGCGCTATATATGATTGGGACCGCGAGGTTATCACTTGCCAGCCGGAATATTATAAATGGACCCAATGGTTTTTCCTCAAGCTTTATGAAGCGGGTCTAGCTTACCGCGCCAAGGCTCCGGTCAACTGGTGCCCGAAATGCAATGTTGTATTAGCTAACGAGCAGGTAGTTGATGGTGGATGCTGGCGCTGTGAAACACCAGTAATCAGGCGGGCTCTCAACCAATGGTTTTTCCGCATCACTCGTTATGCAGACGAACTTATGCAGCATGATGGGCTCGATTGGCCAGAAAGAATAAAGACCATGCAGAAAAATTGGGTTGGAAGAAGTGAAGGGGCTGAAATTTGCTTCGATGTAGATTGTGATAAAGAAACTGAGGGAACCATCAAGGTATTTACTACTCGACCTGACACTGTATACGGAATAACATATGTCGTATTAGCCCCCGAGCATCCTTTGGTAGAGAAGATCACCACGCCAGATCAAGCAGATCAAGTTGCTGCCTATGTTGAAGCTACTCGTAAGAGAACCGAAATTGAACGGCTTTCAACAGAAAAGGAGAAGGATGGGGTTTTCACCGGAGCTTATGTATTAAATCATGTTAACGGAGAGCGAGTCCCGGTCTGGATAGGGGACTATGTCTTGTTAAGCTATGGAACCGGGATGGTAATGGGTGTACCTGCTCATGACTATAGAGATTTTGCTTTTGCTAAAAAATACGGCCTACCAATAAAAACTGTAATTGCCCCTCCTGATTGGCGAGGTGAAGAATTGACTGAAGCATACGTTGATGAAGGAGTTATGGTAAATTCCGCTTCTTTCAACGGAATGTCTTCCAGCGAAGGCAGAATCAAGGTTACGGAATATCTTTCCGCCAAAGGGTGGGGTGATTTTGCAGTAAGTTATAAATTACGGGACTGGTTAGTCTCCCGTCAGCGCTATTGGGGAGCACCCATACCAATGGTTTACTGCCAGCAGTGCGGTATCGTGCCAGTAAACGAAGACGAATTGCCGGTTATGCTTCCTACCGATGTCGAGTTCGCCAACAGTGGCGAATCTCCATTGAAACATCACGATGGCTTTCTTAAAACGATCTGCCCGAAATGCAAAGGTTCTGCTATACGAGAAACCGACACGATGGATACATTCATGTGTTCATCGTGGTATTTTCTCAGATATACCAGTCCCGGTTTTAAACAGGGCGCTTTTAACGAGGCAAAACTGAAATACTGGATGCCAGTGGATTTGTATACCGGAGGCGCCGAACATGCTGTAATGCACCTGTTTTATTCCCGTTTTTTCGTCAAGGCGCTGCGAGACATTGGGCTCGTTGATTTTAATGAACCCTTCACCAAGCTATTCAACCAAGGTACCATCATCGTCAACCGGCAAAAAATGAGCAAATCCCGTGGAAATGTGATTAACCCTGATCACTATGTATCTACGCTGGGGGCTGATGTTGTGCGCACCTACCTTATGTTCGTTGCTCCCTGGGAACAGGGAGGGGAATGGAACGACTCTGGAATATCCGGAATCAATCGCTGGCTTAACCGCGTATGGAATATGTCACTTGATAAATACAATCCGTCTGATACAATCGATACTGCCAACGTGAGGGAATTCGAAAGAAATCTTCATCAAACAATACGCAAGGTAACCCAAGATATAGATTCCATCCATTTCAATACTATGCTCTCTACTTTGATGGAACTAACCAATTACCTGGGGAAGGTAAAGGAAACAGGCTCAGTTCCCGGCAAATACTGGGAAGAAGCAATTAAATCGCTCCTCCTGATGCTGGCTCCTTCCGCTCCCCACATCACCGAAGAAATTTGGCAACTGCGAGGTCTGCCCTATTCAATACACAACCAACCCTGGCCAAAATGGGATGAAGAAAAAACCCGAGATGAAGAAATCACTATAGTAGTACAGATAAACGGCAAGCTTAAAGGTAAAATAAATCTCCCGGTTAACACCTCAAAAGAGGAAGTATTGGAAAAGGCTATGACAGCTGACCGGGTATCACCATATCTGCAGGGGAAAAGCGTGGCAGACATCATATATGTCCCCGGCAGAGTAGTCAATCTGGTAGTGAAATGAAACTGACTATAATCGGTGGCGGGAACATGGCAAAAGCTATCATTAAAGCTTTACTTGAAAGCCAGGCAATTTCCGCGGAAGAAATCACTGTCAGCGATGTAAATCCTGAAAATCTGAAAATGCTACAGAACAGCTTGAGCGTCAACACCGTTTCCAGCAACCGAGCCGCGATCTGTTCTGCAGATATAGTAATTCTGGCAATAAAACCTCAAAATCTGGATGAGTTATCGAAAGATCTCTCCCGCAGGTTCAAACCTGGTCAGTTAATAATATCGATCCTGGCTGGGACACCCCTTGCCAGGCTGATAACCAAACTCCAACATAACGAAATTATTCGAGCAATGCCAAACACTCCAGCCCAAATTGGTATGGGTATGACGATCTGGACTGCGTCCGAGCAAGTGTCTGCCAAACAACAGCGGGATGCACAGACTATTCTTTCATCGATGGGGTCAGCCCTGTGCGTAAGTGATGAAGGTTATATAGATAAAGCAACTGCAATCAGTGGCAGCGGCCCAGCATATTTCTTCCTTTTTATGGAATATATGGTCGATTCAGCAATCAAGCTTGGCTTTGATATTGAAACTGCACGTAAATTGGTTTTACAAACTGCTAAGGGTTCAATAACATATGCAGTGTCATCCAGCCAAAACCTCTCGGAATTAAGGCGCCAAGTTACTTCACCCGGGGGCACAACCGCCGAAGCGATTGCTTATTTTGAATCAAATGATATTAAACAAATCATAAACGGGGCAATCATGGCCGCATATCGCAAAGCTACTGAAATGGGCAGACATTGAGCTGCCCATTCATTATGTTATAATAATACAGTAT comes from Dehalococcoidales bacterium and encodes:
- the leuS gene encoding leucine--tRNA ligase, with product MVPDYNPLIIEPKWQKKWDEDKLYKVTEDPSKPEWYALTMFPYTSGDLHIGHWYAMAPSDVHARFKRMQGFNVLHPMGFDAFGLPAENAAIKHGIHPHSWTMKNVENMRRQLKSIGAIYDWDREVITCQPEYYKWTQWFFLKLYEAGLAYRAKAPVNWCPKCNVVLANEQVVDGGCWRCETPVIRRALNQWFFRITRYADELMQHDGLDWPERIKTMQKNWVGRSEGAEICFDVDCDKETEGTIKVFTTRPDTVYGITYVVLAPEHPLVEKITTPDQADQVAAYVEATRKRTEIERLSTEKEKDGVFTGAYVLNHVNGERVPVWIGDYVLLSYGTGMVMGVPAHDYRDFAFAKKYGLPIKTVIAPPDWRGEELTEAYVDEGVMVNSASFNGMSSSEGRIKVTEYLSAKGWGDFAVSYKLRDWLVSRQRYWGAPIPMVYCQQCGIVPVNEDELPVMLPTDVEFANSGESPLKHHDGFLKTICPKCKGSAIRETDTMDTFMCSSWYFLRYTSPGFKQGAFNEAKLKYWMPVDLYTGGAEHAVMHLFYSRFFVKALRDIGLVDFNEPFTKLFNQGTIIVNRQKMSKSRGNVINPDHYVSTLGADVVRTYLMFVAPWEQGGEWNDSGISGINRWLNRVWNMSLDKYNPSDTIDTANVREFERNLHQTIRKVTQDIDSIHFNTMLSTLMELTNYLGKVKETGSVPGKYWEEAIKSLLLMLAPSAPHITEEIWQLRGLPYSIHNQPWPKWDEEKTRDEEITIVVQINGKLKGKINLPVNTSKEEVLEKAMTADRVSPYLQGKSVADIIYVPGRVVNLVVK
- the proC gene encoding pyrroline-5-carboxylate reductase, with the protein product MKLTIIGGGNMAKAIIKALLESQAISAEEITVSDVNPENLKMLQNSLSVNTVSSNRAAICSADIVILAIKPQNLDELSKDLSRRFKPGQLIISILAGTPLARLITKLQHNEIIRAMPNTPAQIGMGMTIWTASEQVSAKQQRDAQTILSSMGSALCVSDEGYIDKATAISGSGPAYFFLFMEYMVDSAIKLGFDIETARKLVLQTAKGSITYAVSSSQNLSELRRQVTSPGGTTAEAIAYFESNDIKQIINGAIMAAYRKATEMGRH